A region of Camelina sativa cultivar DH55 unplaced genomic scaffold, Cs unpScaffold06856, whole genome shotgun sequence DNA encodes the following proteins:
- the LOC109131868 gene encoding HBS1-like protein encodes YAWALDESAEERERGITMTVAVAYFNSKRHHVVLLDSPGHKDFVPNMIAGATQADAAILVIDASVGAFEAGFDNLKGQTREHARVLRGFGVEQVIVAVNKMDIVGYSKERFDLIKQHVGSFLQTCRFKDSSLTWIPLSAMENQNLVAAPSDNRLSSW; translated from the coding sequence TATGCCTGGGCATTGGATGAGAGTGCTGAAGAGAGGGAGCGAGGAATAACTATGACTGTGGCTGTTGCTTATTTTAATTCCAAAAGACATCATGTTGTTTTGCTCGACTCTCCTGGACACAAAGATTTTGTTCCAAACATGATAGCAGGAGCAACACAAGCAGATGCCGCGATTCTTGTCATAGATGCATCTGTCGGTGCTTTTGAAGCTGGTTTTGATAATCTGAAAGGCCAGACAAGGGAGCATGCACGTGTTCTGAGAGGTTTTGGCGTGGAGCAAGTCATAGTTGCAGTCAACAAAATGGATATTGTTGGGTATTCAAAggaaagatttgatttgattaagcAGCATGTTGGATCCTTTTTGCAAACCTGTCGTTTTAAGGATTCGTCTCTGACATGGATTCCTTTAAGTGCcatggaaaatcaaaatt